The following proteins come from a genomic window of Malus sylvestris chromosome 4, drMalSylv7.2, whole genome shotgun sequence:
- the LOC126617897 gene encoding reticulon-like protein B12: MGSSERLFNRQRTLHEILGASLVADMILWRQKNVTLVILLVTLSVWLVFEKSGYTLLSLASSVLLLLITTLFLWAKSAAVLNRPAPPLPELHLSEEMANEMASFIRIRLNALLSGFQNISLGKDSRLFFKVATSLLVIYFVGGLTDFLTLSYTSLVIILTIPALYERCEDYVDKYVMMGYRKLLQLYVKLDYEYVSRFQNEDLVKKKLS, translated from the exons atgggTTCATCCGAAAGGTTGTTCAACAGGCAGAGAACCCTTCACGAGATCCTTGGAGCAAGTCTTG TTGCAGACATGATTCTGTGGAGGCAGAAGAATGTGACTTTGGTGATACTGTTAGTAACTCTATCTGTTTGGCTGGTGTTTGAGAAGTCTGGTTACACTCTGCTATCACTTGCATCCAGTGTTCTTCTCCTCCTCATCAcaactctctttctctgggcTAAATCCGCCGCCGTTCTTAACCG ACCAGCTCCTCCCCTGCCTGAATTGCATTTATCGGAAGAAATGGCAAACGAAATGGCATCTTTCATCCGCATTCGTTTAAACGCTTTGCTCTCGGGTTTCCAAAATATTTCTCTGGGAAAGGACTCGAGATTGTTCTTCAAAGTAGCTACATCTCTCTTGGTGATCTACTTTGTTGGCGGCTTGACTGATTTCCTTACTTTGAGCTACACCA GTCTCGTCATTATTCTAACAATTCCGGCGCTCTACGAGAGGTGTGAGGATTATGTGGACAAATATGTGATGATGGGGTACAGGAAGTTGCTGCAGTTGTATGTTAAGCTAGATTATGAGTATGTAAGCAGATTTCAAAACGAGGATTTGGTGAAGAAGAAACTAAGTTGA